A single window of Nicotiana sylvestris chromosome 5, ASM39365v2, whole genome shotgun sequence DNA harbors:
- the LOC104243056 gene encoding chromatin remodeling protein EBS-like, with amino-acid sequence MAKTKPGKKDLDSYTIKGTNKVVRPGDYVLMKPSDSDKPPYVARVEKIEADHRNNVKVRVRWYYRPEESIGGRRQFHGAKELFLSDHYDLQSAHTIEGKCIVHSFKNYTKLENVGPEDYFCRFEYKAATGGFTPDRVAVYCKCEMPYNPDDLMVQCEGCKDWFHPSCMGMTIEEAKKLDPFLCSDCSSEDGAKRHLSSFHVEPKVESKRRKR; translated from the exons ATGGCAAAGACTAAACCAGGGAAGAAGGACCTTGATTCTTACACTATCAAGGGTACCAACAAAGTCGTAAGAC CTGGTGATTATGTGTTGATGAAACCATCTGATTCTGATAAGCCCCCATATGTGGCAAGAGTGGAGAAAATTGAGGCTGACCACCGTAACAATGTGAAGGTTCGAGTTCGATGGTATTACCGCCCTGAGGAGTCTATTGGTGGCCGCAGACAGTTCCACGGGGCCAAGGAGCTGTTCTTGTCAGATCACTACGATTTGCAGAGTGCACACACCATCGAGGGGAAGTGCATTGTGCACTCTTTCAAGAACTACACCAAACTGGAGAATGTGGGCCCTGAGGATTACTTTTGTAGGTTCGAGTACAAAGCTGCCACAGGAGGATTTACTCCTGACCGTGTTGCTGT GTATTGTAAGTGTGAGATGCCCTATAACCCGGATGATCTCATGGTGCAGTGTGAAGGATGCAAAGACTG GTTCCATCCTTCTTGTATGGGTATGACTATTGAAGAAGCAAAGAAATTAGACCCTTTCTTGTGTTCTGACTGTTCATCGGAAGATGGCGCCAAACGACATTTGAGCTCGTTCCATGTTGAGCCAAAG GTGGAGTCGAAGCGCAGGAAGAGATAA